In one Arenibacter antarcticus genomic region, the following are encoded:
- a CDS encoding RNA methyltransferase yields the protein MVVKSQIKFIKSLQQKKHRSQNRLFVAEGIKTVTELLASSLICHKVYVTDASIFAGNPRDVEVISEVDLKKMSGLATPNKALGVFHFPETKAIDYSGWVIALDDVRDPGNLGTIIRLCDWFGISDLICSPNTVDCYNPKTLQATMGSISRVNIVYKELMTVVRESKSPVYGTFMDGEVVYSSPLPKSGVLIMGNEANGISKEIETIVDKRISIPQFGQKTTDSLNVATATAILLSEVRRSGMDLFKREIDK from the coding sequence ATGGTTGTTAAAAGCCAAATAAAATTTATAAAAAGTTTACAGCAAAAAAAACACCGATCCCAAAATCGCTTATTTGTGGCGGAGGGGATTAAAACAGTTACAGAACTATTAGCTTCTTCCCTTATATGTCACAAAGTGTATGTTACAGATGCCTCTATTTTTGCGGGGAATCCAAGGGATGTGGAAGTGATAAGTGAAGTGGACTTAAAGAAAATGAGTGGATTGGCCACGCCTAACAAGGCGTTGGGGGTCTTCCATTTTCCAGAGACCAAGGCAATAGACTATTCTGGATGGGTAATTGCGTTGGACGATGTTCGCGATCCCGGTAATTTAGGTACTATAATTAGATTGTGTGATTGGTTTGGTATATCGGACCTGATCTGCTCTCCTAATACGGTGGATTGTTATAATCCTAAAACCCTCCAAGCAACCATGGGGTCTATCAGCCGAGTGAATATTGTATATAAAGAGCTTATGACGGTTGTTAGGGAATCTAAATCCCCTGTTTACGGTACCTTTATGGATGGTGAGGTGGTATATAGCTCGCCTTTACCAAAGTCTGGCGTACTGATTATGGGCAACGAGGCTAACGGAATTTCCAAGGAAATTGAAACTATAGTAGATAAGCGGATTAGTATCCCCCAATTTGGGCAAAAAACAACCGATAGTTTAAATGTGGCAACAGCTACAGCAATCCTATTGAGCGAAGTGAGAAGATCGGGTATGGATTTATTCAAACGTGAAATTGACAAATAG
- a CDS encoding porin family protein has protein sequence MKKNLILIIGFMLMGNTMSAQFNESPVLNLENEDKPLLNWGYFLGFNQYDFKFKYHDNVDNTDILVDKTFGFNVGLISELRINNHLDLRFEPGLHYNQRNMGFPGLNNERDAMREVKSTYINFPLLLKVSAKRLGNWKPFIIGGASTSLNLGSNEQSLDDNSSGKFRMKKNTYYYEMGFGIDFYLEYFKFSPSIRGVFAINDELVRDKDPNSPWTGNIDAMMTRGLFVNFTFE, from the coding sequence ATGAAAAAAAATCTTATCCTAATTATAGGTTTTATGCTTATGGGCAACACAATGTCCGCACAATTTAATGAAAGTCCCGTTCTAAATTTAGAAAACGAGGATAAGCCCCTACTTAATTGGGGTTATTTCTTAGGCTTTAACCAATACGACTTCAAATTTAAATACCACGATAACGTAGATAATACGGATATTTTAGTTGACAAAACTTTTGGCTTTAATGTAGGATTAATTAGCGAACTGCGCATCAACAACCATTTAGACCTTCGTTTTGAACCAGGCCTGCATTACAATCAAAGAAATATGGGATTTCCTGGTTTGAACAATGAAAGGGATGCCATGAGGGAAGTAAAATCGACCTATATTAATTTCCCTTTACTTCTAAAAGTAAGTGCCAAGCGATTGGGGAACTGGAAACCATTTATTATTGGTGGGGCGTCTACTTCCTTAAACCTGGGCAGCAACGAACAAAGTTTGGACGATAATAGCAGTGGCAAGTTTCGGATGAAAAAAAACACCTATTATTATGAAATGGGTTTTGGGATCGATTTTTACTTGGAATATTTTAAGTTTTCCCCATCTATACGAGGGGTTTTTGCCATTAACGATGAACTGGTTCGTGACAAGGACCCCAACAGCCCTTGGACGGGTAATATTGATGCAATGATGACACGGGGACTATTTGTCAATTTCACGTTTGAATAA
- the ubiE gene encoding bifunctional demethylmenaquinone methyltransferase/2-methoxy-6-polyprenyl-1,4-benzoquinol methylase UbiE yields MNKKVTPYKDSNLGKKEQVTKMFDTISGKYDDLNRIISFGIDIKWRKRVVAIIGKKNPESILDIATGTGDLAINMVETGAKEIIGLDISPGMLEVGRKKIAAKKMGNTIKMIVGDSENLPFEDNSFDAITVAFGVRNFDNLEKGLSEIHRVLKQNGTFVILETSNPTKTPYKQGYKIYTKYILPAIGRLFSKDRSAYTYLSESASVFPHGEEFNNILKKIGFIDIENRPQTFGVASIYIASK; encoded by the coding sequence ATGAATAAGAAAGTTACCCCATACAAAGATTCCAATCTTGGAAAAAAGGAGCAGGTAACAAAGATGTTCGATACCATTTCAGGTAAGTACGACGACTTGAATAGAATTATCTCTTTTGGAATCGATATAAAGTGGCGGAAACGCGTGGTAGCCATCATCGGCAAAAAAAATCCTGAATCTATTTTAGATATCGCGACAGGCACTGGGGACCTAGCCATAAACATGGTAGAGACCGGGGCCAAAGAAATTATTGGATTGGACATTTCTCCAGGGATGTTGGAGGTAGGGCGTAAGAAAATTGCGGCGAAAAAAATGGGAAATACTATCAAAATGATAGTCGGAGATAGTGAAAATCTGCCTTTTGAAGACAATTCCTTTGATGCCATCACAGTAGCCTTTGGAGTTAGAAACTTTGATAATCTTGAAAAGGGCCTTTCCGAAATACATAGGGTCCTTAAACAAAACGGCACCTTTGTTATTTTGGAGACTTCCAACCCCACCAAAACACCTTACAAACAAGGCTATAAAATTTACACCAAATATATTTTACCCGCCATAGGAAGACTATTTTCTAAAGACCGAAGTGCCTATACTTATCTTTCAGAATCTGCATCTGTTTTCCCCCATGGAGAAGAGTTCAACAATATTTTGAAAAAAATTGGGTTTATAGATATAGAGAATAGACCCCAAACCTTTGGAGTAGCATCTATATACATTGCATCCAAATAA
- the trkA gene encoding Trk system potassium transporter TrkA yields the protein MKIIIAGAGEVGFHLAKLLSYESQDITLIDCNKDSLSYADSHLDIRVLKGDATSISVLRDAHVERSDLMIGVTSSETTNITLCMLAKQLGCKRTIARISNAEFINNNGLINFSELGIDELISPEALAATEIQLLLNQSAFNNTYEFEEGLLIMVGVSLPAAAPFVGKSVQEAAKIFPELHFMPIAIQRMGTQFTIVPRGDTVFKEKDQVYFVINKEGMDDLYKLTGKVKKQIKNVMILGGSNVGFKTARDLCNNKFNVKLIEKNKERAFDLADDLPNALIINGDGRNVELLDEENLESMDAFVAVTGNSETNIMSCLVAKSKNVKKTIALVENMDYFQLSHSIGIDTLLNKKLLAANHIFRHVRKGEVVAMTRLNNLNAEILEFNVTPTSEVNGKFIRELQFPKEATIGGVIRGDKGIIALGGFKITEGDRVVVCCLPSAIRKIEKLFL from the coding sequence ATGAAAATTATTATTGCAGGTGCTGGTGAAGTAGGTTTTCATTTGGCCAAATTGCTATCTTACGAATCTCAGGATATCACCCTAATAGATTGTAATAAAGATAGTCTTTCCTATGCAGATAGTCATTTGGATATCAGGGTTTTAAAGGGTGATGCTACTTCAATTTCCGTATTGAGGGATGCTCATGTGGAACGTTCCGATCTTATGATAGGGGTAACTTCCTCGGAGACGACTAATATAACCTTGTGCATGTTGGCTAAGCAATTGGGTTGTAAACGTACCATTGCTCGAATCTCCAACGCAGAATTCATAAATAATAATGGACTTATTAATTTTTCGGAATTAGGTATAGATGAGCTTATTTCCCCCGAAGCCTTAGCGGCAACGGAAATACAATTATTGTTAAATCAATCTGCATTTAATAACACTTACGAGTTTGAGGAAGGCTTGTTGATAATGGTTGGGGTATCTCTTCCAGCGGCAGCACCTTTTGTGGGTAAATCTGTGCAAGAAGCTGCTAAGATCTTCCCTGAGCTTCATTTTATGCCCATTGCAATCCAAAGGATGGGGACTCAATTTACCATTGTTCCAAGAGGTGATACCGTTTTTAAAGAGAAGGATCAAGTCTATTTTGTGATCAACAAGGAGGGAATGGATGATCTTTACAAACTTACTGGGAAGGTTAAAAAACAAATAAAAAATGTAATGATTCTTGGCGGTAGTAATGTAGGTTTTAAGACTGCACGTGATCTTTGTAATAATAAGTTTAATGTAAAACTTATAGAAAAGAACAAGGAAAGGGCCTTTGATTTAGCGGACGATTTACCCAATGCATTAATCATTAATGGGGATGGAAGAAATGTTGAACTTCTAGATGAGGAGAATTTGGAGTCTATGGATGCCTTTGTAGCAGTGACCGGAAATTCTGAAACCAATATTATGTCCTGTTTGGTCGCTAAATCTAAAAATGTAAAGAAAACCATTGCTCTGGTAGAAAATATGGACTATTTTCAATTATCGCACTCTATTGGAATAGATACACTTCTCAATAAAAAACTGCTTGCCGCTAACCATATTTTCAGGCATGTCCGGAAAGGGGAAGTAGTAGCGATGACCAGATTAAATAATTTAAATGCAGAGATTTTGGAGTTTAATGTAACACCTACCTCAGAAGTTAATGGTAAATTTATTAGAGAACTTCAATTCCCAAAAGAAGCTACCATTGGAGGGGTCATTAGGGGTGATAAAGGAATAATTGCCTTAGGCGGATTTAAGATCACTGAAGGTGATAGGGTAGTGGTATGTTGTTTGCCAAGTGCTATCCGTAAAATAGAAAAGCTCTTCCTGTAA